AACCCCACCTCGAGCTCCTGCCCGCGCGCCCCACCCGACATCGCTGAACACGTTTACGGTCCCTTCGTAGTGCGGGTCGTCGTCGTTTGCACGCGTTCAACGCCGGTTGTGACGCGCCCTCACGCCGATCGCATTCGAGGCCGGCCCTTTCACCCATGGGGATGCCGTTCAGCACATCGCATCGTTCACGAACCACTCAGCCCAGGCAGGATTCTTGCAAAACCTACCGTTCGGTTATAGCGTGAATGCCGAGGATCTATGAAGAGGGTGCGTTCCGTGTGTACATCTACCTGCCGCCTCGGGAGCACGAACCTCCGCACGTGCACGTTGTGGAGTGCACGGAAGGCGGCGAGGTACTCGTCAAGCTCGGCGGCGATCGCGCGCCACCTTCGTTGTGGCAGAATCATCACATGAAGACGCTTCACGCTCGCGAGGCTCTGAGAGTTGTCACCGAGCACATCGAGAAGTTCCTAG
The window above is part of the Gemmatimonadota bacterium genome. Proteins encoded here:
- a CDS encoding DUF4160 domain-containing protein; this encodes MPRIYEEGAFRVYIYLPPREHEPPHVHVVECTEGGEVLVKLGGDRAPPSLWQNHHMKTLHAREALRVVTEHIEKFLEEWKRLHG